tttcgtagttaatatcattgtgtgggtgttagttgttatcctcgcgatagtggcgcttcactgcccacttccacgtagagttgtacggtgatgtaccatctgatgtaattaggggtggtaatgggccatggccctaatggcctcttcacagcccaataaagcccttaaaatttttagttcaaaaatacatatgtttagagcccggcccttttagggcccgatccttagattttctagttcaaaatgttgggccctttaccacccctagatgtaataaaagtgttatcagcctcctgggactgatattatatcacttttaagtcttctcttatgagggaacGCTTCAAAATATCTTGAGTATTGGTTATGTGTTAGCATTGGACTTTGCATAAGACCCACTTTATTcccccctcccccgcgcgcgcTTTATCTCTTTCATTTATTGTGGTACCAGATAAGTCATTTGTGGCAGTATAATTAATGTTATGAAAACCATCCTTCTTACATGGAGGGTTGGGGATGCTCTCATCCAAGCAACAAGATGAACACTAGGCAGAGGTGAATCCAAGTAGAAGTAGATATGAGGGGTggatagcaaaaaaaaaagtaagccGTAATGTATGAATTAAACAATATCTTGTAGACAGACAAAAAAATGATTGTTGTATAATTTAGCTCTTGAACCTTGGCTTATAGCCAAGCACTCAACTTTATTATTAACCATACTCTAATGACAAATCAAATAGAATACACCTATACACAGTAGCAGTTTTTTTAGGAGTATATATACAGTAGCAGTTGGGCTtgggcggggcggcgctgcgcaCCACGTGAAGTGCGCGGCGAGGACGTGGGCCGTCGTAACTGGCTGGGCTCGGAGCCCGCGACTATATGTTGATCTCCTCCACACAATAGTCCCAAATTCCACGCGACTCCCCCGTGGCTTTTAATTTCACGCAAACACCCCCCCGGCGCTGCCCTCTCCACGAAGAAATCATACAGACCGACAAGCTGGTGCCGCCGGTCGAAGCGTTCGCCGCGCACGGAATCGTGGCGGCCTTGGTCCGCACGATAGGCTAGCCATGGTTCCGTCCGCCCGCAACCGCGGCCAAACCGTTTTCCAGAAAGCCCCCTCCGGTTCTCCGTTTTCACGATCCAGGTCGGTTTGCGCCCAGCCACGCCGCAGCAACCAACCGGCTACGGTACAGGGTCACCAATATCGATTAACAACATTGTTTATTAgcctaataataataataacccCAAAAATCAACCCGAGGCCGCCGGGGTAAAAAAAACCAGAGAAATTAGAGGGTGAGAACGAGAGAGTGAGGGCACGCGAAATCGGCCGGAGCCCCAACCCTTCCTCCTGCAAGCACGCCCCGTCCTCCATCCGACCCCTTGTGCTGGCGCCGGCCCCGATCGATCGAATCGATCGCCCCGGGTATCGAGCGAGCgagcgccatggccggcgaggccgccaccgccctgcgcgGCCGGGCCGCCGGGCCGTCCCGGTCCCGgtcgccgtccccgccgcggTTCACGGCGCTGGAgctggccgcggcggagcacctCATCCACCTCAGCGAGAGCAGCtgctcctccggcgccgccgccgcccccaccccgcgcgccggcctgctgctgctcccggcctccgccgcgtcgTCCTCCACCTCCCCGCGCTCCGTGAACAACGCCCCTCCCccgcccgcggcgccgcctgctgctgcggcggagggcgacgaggacgacgagcaGGAGGTGggcgggaggcggcgcaggaacaggCGCTACCGCCCGATCGCGGAGATCTACGCGGCCACGGACCCCAAGCCGATCGGGACGCGCCGCAGGAAGAAGGCCGCCGAGGACAGGCCCAGGacggacggcgccgccgccaaggccaAGGAGCTAGGGGCGACCCCGTAGGGAGAGAAGctggacttgtttgtaattatgGATAATTACTAgggactagctagctagcttgatGGTATGTATGTGATCAGGAGCTTGGGGTATGTAGCTAGCTAGTAGAGGATCAGATGCTGGATTAACTGTAGATTATATATACAATACTGTATCCACCAATAATATCTATCACAGTTTGCtttacatgtatatatatatggatgGATGGATTGTATGATCGAGATGAGCACTCAGCAGCCTAGCTCGCTAGCTCCTTGTTCCttgaaaatatatatatataattagcCTTTTAATTTGCTGTGAGAAGAGACCAATAATGATATAGATCAGGAACACCATCCGGCGGGTGTGATTAGGCGTAGCATCCTGGAATACATTATCTTGAGCTGGTGCATGCTCATGCAGTTTATTtataacaaaaacaaaaaaaaataaagtatCCTGAAGCAGCCGCTATATAGTGAACAATCATTGATCCGGAACCTCAAGTTTCAGTGGTCGATCGATACATAGTGACTAGGGGTTAATAGATACTGTAGTTAGCTAGCTCATGGTCAATCTAATCTAGATCCATTGGTGATATCGACCTATCCATATCCAACAATCAGTCAGTCAATCCTCTATCCATATGATCGAGTTCTGGCTCACATGGCTAGGAATCGTCGTCATACGAAGATGAGATCCAGAGAACAAAGTGTTGGTGCCTCCATGCGCGCGCCGATCTAGTGTAGCTACCTATAGCAGGAATAATACTCGAGCGCTAGAACTAATTGTGAAGATGATCAATCATTCACCGGCCGGTTGATGATCTGAACCGCTTCGTAAGAGTACTATAATTCCATCTCGAATGGCAGAAGATGGCGCTGCGGAGCTTAGAATACGGTACCCACTGCCGATGGAAGCAGCACCTCGATCTACACACGAGATGCAACATACTAATGGGGTTTTAGATCGACGCGCAGCTAGCTAGTTGTATGTGGAGGCTGGAACTGCCGATCGACCAGCTTATCGTGCAGACCAGCTTCTCAAGAACACGGCCAGTCAATGTAATGCAAGAAGGCTGAAGGCAGCCTGCAGATTGATATCAGAATCGCCTAGAATTCGATCGATCTGCAGCTGCTAGAGAACAGGGCTTACATTCTGGGGCCAGCCGGGGAACCTGCTGCTGGTCTCTTCTAGATGCTTCTCAAATCTGCCCTTCCGGGCCGTGCATTTGCAGTTTTGGATGTCGCCAAAGCCCAACTGCACAAAGAGCTCACGCAaccaaaaaaggaaagaaaattgAAGGCTCGATCCCCGTACCTCTCGCATGCTAAGCGAGCGCTCTACCATCTGAGCTACATCCCCGTACCTCTCGCATGCTAAGCGAGCGCTCTACCATCTGAGCTACATCCCCGTTGCTGATTTTCAAGAGAATATAATATTATTAATTCGCATATAAAACCTCACACCAGCAATTTTGACCCTGTTCGGATGGGCTAAAAATagctggctgggctgggctggttgCAGACTGAACAGTAACTGCTTGTTTTTACGGTAGCGGCTGGATGGATCCACTGGATGGCTGGGATGCTGGCAGAAGTACCCCATGCGTCGGCCTCCATTCCCGCGCTGCAGCTGCCCAAGCGAATATTCAAATTCAAAACTCCTCTTTCACACTcccattcaaattcaaattttggcgCCAATGCAGCATATGAAAAGAATAAAATGGTGCCACTGCTGCAACGGAAATGCACCCATGTCCATGAACCGCAACAATTATCCTCATCTCTTAAGTAGCACTTATtttcattacaaggaaaagaCCTGACAATGGCATTCAAATAACAGTTAATTACACATAACATTGAGCATCAACTAAAGTTCATAAAACGGTCTGTAGTACAACAACCATGACTCGAAGCACGCAACACTGGAATTAATGAAAACAGATACACACGACGGCCACGCAACAACATCGTTTGTTTGGATCACTTGGACTTTAGAGTCATCATGTCCAAAGTAACCTTGACATCTGTACCAAGGTTTGGCATTTGATTGTATTATCTACATGGATCTTATGAAAATGAATGTAAGCAGACGACATAAGTACATAATGGACATGACACTTACTTGCTCAGTTGGCTTCGCGTGTCTTGAATGGAGGTTGTACTGCCTGGCTGGAGGGGGGAGCACGAGGAAGTAGATGAGGCTACCAGGATGGTCAACGTTGGCCAGGGGCTGACTAAACTCGAAGTAGATCAAATCTGAAAGGAACAAAGGGCATCAGGGATTAACATTACCAGGATTAATATTACCAGGTTTATTCCTCAACGTGAGTAAGTACATCACATATGCTTAGCAAATAATGAATTTATGTTGCATTTGTAAAAGCAATGGCAACAAAATACAAAACATAATAAATAACAAAATATGCAAGTGGTGAAGCTGGCAATCAGAACAAATCAGGGTCTGGAACTCTGAATCCGGCAGCATCACGCCCAGATCCGACGATCAGGACGCCCAGGCTACCACCCCGCGACCGCAAATCGAGCATACCAGTCCCAGTTCGCCGACGGCCAACGCCGCGCCTACCAGCTACCCGAACCAAGCGACCGGCAACCAGCGCGAACACCCttgctccggcgccgccggctgaAACCGATAAATCCGATAAGGGAAACACAGGATCCGAAGCCTGGAGAGGCCGCTACCTACCTAACCCCCGCGGATCGAGTCGAATCGAATCGGAACGGAACGAGCATAGCAAGCAATCAACGAGCCAAGCCGTGGACGAACGGGAGCGCGGGTGCTCACCTCGGTGGCGGGGCGGAGATCTGGAGGGGGCGACGGCGAACCGGGGCCGGGGCGCGATTAGGGCAAGCGATTGcggggaacggcggcgaggcgatggAGTGCAGGGGAACGGCTgcacggacggcggcgcggcccccaACCCTAGCCTTGGGTGGTCGGGAcgcgggggaggaggggggctGTGACCGGATGAAGGCGAGAGCCTTCGGGCGGACGTTTTTTTAGAGGAAGTCGGGCGGACGTGGTAATAAGCCGTTCGGCTTCTCCGTCCCTGCCGAACGGCTGGGCTTATCAGCCCAGCCAGAATCAGCCCAGCCAGGGCTTTTAGCCCATCCAAACAGGCCGTTTAACGTTTCGTCAGGCATGTAGTTCGGACCGACATGCTTTTGATCTGTCGACTGCTTCAGAGGCGAGTATACAATGTCATACACAGCATACAGACTGCCTCAGAGACTGGCTCCAAGATCAAACGTTATTGTTATCGAACTTAGCTATTCGCAGATAGGCACACGTTAGATATTTCTGTAAAATTGGGTGGGGAGTGAAAGTAAAAGCTAGTTTCAAACAGAGAATAATATATATGTAAAGGTATATGGAACCAAACATATGTTGAAATATTGTAGTGTTTTTATCCtcattattcttttttttttgaaactatcCTCATTAT
The Panicum virgatum strain AP13 chromosome 6N, P.virgatum_v5, whole genome shotgun sequence genome window above contains:
- the LOC120679328 gene encoding trinucleotide repeat-containing gene 18 protein-like, coding for MAGEAATALRGRAAGPSRSRSPSPPRFTALELAAAEHLIHLSESSCSSGAAAAPTPRAGLLLLPASAASSSTSPRSVNNAPPPPAAPPAAAAEGDEDDEQEVGGRRRRNRRYRPIAEIYAATDPKPIGTRRRKKAAEDRPRTDGAAAKAKELGATP